Proteins encoded within one genomic window of Brockia lithotrophica:
- the purN gene encoding phosphoribosylglycinamide formyltransferase, whose product MSEEERAERLEIPPEWHPGAEPVPVAVFASGEGSNAVQLVRKEGVYRVVALVSDRPEAPVVRKFRRLGRAVFARSVRDFPDKAAFEEAILAFLRPFAPRWLVLAGYMRLVGPTLLGAYPWRILNLHPALLPAFPGKDAVGQALAYGVKVTGTTVHLVDQGVDTGPIVAQRPVDVRPTDTPETLAARIKRVEHRLYPAVLSRILREGLVLEGRRVRFLREGEPET is encoded by the coding sequence GATCCCGCCGGAGTGGCACCCGGGAGCGGAGCCGGTGCCTGTCGCCGTCTTCGCCTCGGGGGAGGGATCCAACGCCGTACAACTCGTCCGGAAAGAAGGGGTCTACCGCGTCGTGGCACTCGTGAGCGACCGGCCCGAAGCCCCCGTTGTGCGGAAGTTTCGCCGCCTGGGACGGGCGGTCTTCGCCCGGTCGGTGCGCGACTTTCCCGACAAGGCAGCCTTTGAGGAGGCAATTCTCGCCTTTTTGCGCCCCTTCGCCCCGCGGTGGCTCGTCCTCGCGGGGTACATGCGCCTCGTAGGACCTACGCTCCTCGGCGCCTATCCTTGGAGAATCCTCAACCTCCATCCCGCTCTCCTCCCCGCCTTTCCGGGAAAGGACGCCGTCGGGCAGGCTCTCGCCTACGGCGTCAAGGTGACCGGAACGACCGTCCACCTCGTGGACCAGGGCGTGGATACGGGCCCGATCGTCGCCCAGCGCCCCGTGGACGTGCGGCCTACGGACACTCCGGAGACGTTGGCGGCGCGGATCAAGCGCGTTGAGCACCGCCTCTACCCGGCCGTGCTCTCCCGGATTCTCCGCGAAGGGCTCGTCCTCGAAGGCCGGCGCGTACGCTTCTTGCGAGAAGGAGAACCCGAAACTTAG